From the genome of Paralichthys olivaceus isolate ysfri-2021 chromosome 4, ASM2471397v2, whole genome shotgun sequence:
TTCAAAggttgatttgatttattctgcaTCTTAATCCCCACATGTTCATGTTAGTCGCCCGCTCATCTGACAAGCCTTTGGATGGGTTTACCTGACATTAAGTGTGGCCTTATTAGCTTTGCAAGGATTATTCGTGGTGTTTACATGTTAGAGCCCATTGGTCAAAACTATTGTGACTGATAAAAGTCAgtcagatgaagatgaagatggcTGCCGTACATTTAACATCAGTAATTGACAGGTCTTCCGGTGTCACATAAAAGCTTTGCCCCCATTTGTTAAACACGATAACATTGAATACATTTCATTCCTCTGATATTAAAACCCACCCACACTAATGGTGTCATATTGATAAACACCCTCAAGACAAACGTGAGTCAGCTCTTTGTCCATGTCTAGTTTCACATCTTATCAACGTAACAACAGATGTGTCATTGACTTACTCATGAGTGAACTGTGTGACGTCACGTTTGTGATTTCATACTGAATCATGTCGGCCACTCTGTGTGGGGTGAAGATGACGTGATTTGGCGGCATCTGGTGGTCGCTTCAAGAACGTCTCGTGCAGTGAAACAGTTATATGACAACCATGTCGAGGGAAATGTCAGTGTTCCTTCTGCTAACATGAAAAGGGATTTTGTCTCAAGATGAACTGGTTATTTTTTTAGTGATTTTATTTAATACAGGGTCAATCACAcccaactgtaaaaaaaattgttttctgattttttttttctttcttttttttgttgctgttttgatgACTGTATTTCTATTTTGGATTTTATTGATTGTGATATATGTTGGGACCCCTTAATAGGtgcatttgaaataaatgtttatatatgtatCCACATTCTCTTATTGCTACACTGTgcttgttgcttttttttttcttatacgaccatattcattttatttttgaaacatgagtaaatgtaGGCCCTGACACAGTGGATGCTTTGTCAAGAAGAAGAACTGTATCACAGGATAGGAGGGAGTGGCGATCAATCTGCAAAGATGTGTTTGACAGTGAAATAAGATTTCACTGTGCTCAAAACTAATTCAATGAGAGACATCAGTTATGGTTAATCTGTGCAGTGCAGTTTACTGCGGGTaatgggaaacacacacatatgcatatatGTTTGCATGTAAAGAAAGGCACACATTACGTTTATATGctataatataatgtattttctaAACATACAAAAATCCATTTCCCATGCATGTCTGATTCTATAGCATATGTTGTGATTGTGAGCCCTCAGGTGGTGAACGACTGCAATGACGTTCCTCGCCATATTGCTCCCTGTTCACTCGCTCCTCAGTGACACATTGAGCTTCTTTCCAGAAAGTGTCCAAAAGAGCTAATAATAGAGAGATGCTTATTGACATtaaagtgtgcatgtgtcttaGATAGTTGTTACTTTGCTCTTAGTGTtgcactgtctgtctgtgggtgtgtataTGCTTGAGATTACTCCAGTTACTGTCAAATTAATCTATGGATGTATTGTGGTGAGGAGACAGTTGATATAAATGAGTTTTCAAGTAATATTCAATTGATGtaacaaacaaaaaggaaataataaataGCTGATGGTGATACTTATTTAGTTATTCTTTTGGACCACAATGTCACAGTCTCTGATTTGGtcacataaaaaacacatagaagaaaaatgttgtttgtctCAGATGCTAATTAAGGGAGATATGGGCTAAtgaagattcaagatgtttattatcatgtacacagcagataaacacagtttacagcatTTAATGAAACTCTTACTTTGTTTTCAATCCTCAAGcatacaaatattataaaataaaatagtattaaaagaaatagaagaaatatatagaaatagaaaatagtgCAAATGAATGGACAACCTCAACATTCAAACATAGTTTACAGTATTGAATTAACATTTAGCTAAATAAATTATGACTCAaatcatgtatttatttgagcACGCTCTCCAGTGGCATAGGAGCCATCACCaatgtagtttattttgaatttgcCTGTTGTtaacaacacagagaaacatacaCGCCGGAACACGATGAACATTCCCATTAATATCTGTAAGGGTGCAAAACTAAAGTGTGATGATTTGACACAGAATGACACAATGGCAGCTAAGAAAATGTAGAGACTGATTCAAATAAAAGTCACCACCAGACTTCAGGTAGATTTGGTGTGTTTTTGCCCAGTCGCTCTGACTTTTGGTCTAAAATCAACGACACCACATATACAGTATCATTTAAAGAGGAACGACGCCGCTATTCAACCACGTATAATGAAGCGTGTGAGCATCAGTGTTAAGCCACTTCCTGTTGAAATAAAACTAGATTGCACAGTCGGGCTCAATGTTGGGGAAGGGCTGGACAACATGGTCAAAAATGATCAGTCGAAATCGATAATTATCAAGATATCATATCAcattatactttattttaaagagATACTGCACACTGACAAagttaatatcacatttattacataTTTGATTAAAACAATCTATTTATAGACTGAACAAATCATAAAGACTTCATTGTATGACACAGCTGCAATATACAGTTGTTGTTTTGCTAATGATAAAGATTATACAGCTTTAATAttgactttatttgatcagCCTGCTCTACGTTGGAGACATATTCTCTAATGAAGATACGTCTCtggggcagggggggggggacctcCGGCTGGGAGGAGGAGCGGTGGATTGTGGGTATGTTGTGTTTcctgacagctgctgcaggaaagtCTCCACATAGTTTGACACTTTGTCCACCTGCTTTTCTCCCACGTTCTCTGAGGGGAAGCTCATTATTATCGGATCCGCGTATCGAGCTTCGGTCGATTTGAGCCAAAAACAAAGCGGCGACTTTCAGAGCAACTCCGTCGGAATGAGTTTGAACGAGCACTCGTTACAGGCTCTGTCCTGGAGGAAACTCTACCTGAGCCGAGCCAAGCTGAAGGCCACCAGCCGGACTTCAGCGCTGCTCTCCGGCTTCGCTATGGTGAGTTCACCGCCTCTTGTTCCCgtgaacacaacaacacaacagggaagtacgacacacaaacactaacacaaacacaaacacacacacacacacacacacacacacacacacacacacacacacacacagcagacatgaCGCAGATGATTGGTTTGAACTGCTCAGGCCCAGCCTCTGTGATGCcatgttattattatacacGAACACCTTCATTACGACAGTGAACTGAGTTGGAGAAAAGTTTATACAAGTGTGAAACACACCGCATCGTGTGTTCAGATCGGTGCAAAGCAGCGGAACAATCCGAAGATCTGGGGAAATAAGTTGGTGCAAACTTCAGAGAGTTTGCCAACTCACCCGCAACTATTACAAAAAGTGCTAGCTAAAGAACTAAGTAGCAAATAATGTGCAACAGAGTGTAATAACATATGATAATAATCATGATGCAGTCTGGGTTAATAGTATCTGTGCAGTTGGTTGTTTATATTCAGTCATAAGGCGAAGCAGTCCAGTTTTCACCATTGATGATAATGGCAACAGCCTACATCAATTTATATTCCCAAACTATCTTAAGTTTGAAATGGACTGAATGAAAGTTTGAAAATAAccccaataataataactgtatctAACTGCAGATACCTGATTTCCCTAGAGTTACTATCAGAGCTGATACCATTCCAGTGGAGTTAGATAGTCGTACCACTGCGTTTATTTAGGAAAACCTACTGTTTATAAAATGTTGTAAATGcctccctgtttgttttttgccaGGTTGCTATGGTGGAGGTCCAGTTGGAACCAGATCATACGTATCCTCCCGGGCTGCTCATAGCCTTCAGTGCCTGCACCACGGTTCTGGTTGCGGTTCACCTCTTTGCCCTCATGATCAGCACCTGCATCCTCCCTAACCTTGAGGCTGTCAGCAATGTTCACAACCTCAACTCAGTCCATGAGTCTCCCCACGAGCGGATGCACCACCACATTGAACTGGCCTGGGCTTTCTCCACAGTCATCGgtaccctcctcttcctgacGGAGGTGGTGCTCTTGTGCTGGGTGAAGTTCTTACCCCTCAAAAgcgaaacagaaaaaagaaacaacaccaTAAGTTCGGGCGAGGCCGCAGCCATCGCCTCCACTTGCATCATGGTGCCGTTTGGAATAGTCTTTATTGTGTTTGCCGTCCACTTT
Proteins encoded in this window:
- the LOC109641090 gene encoding calcium release-activated calcium channel protein 1-like; amino-acid sequence: MSLNEHSLQALSWRKLYLSRAKLKATSRTSALLSGFAMVAMVEVQLEPDHTYPPGLLIAFSACTTVLVAVHLFALMISTCILPNLEAVSNVHNLNSVHESPHERMHHHIELAWAFSTVIGTLLFLTEVVLLCWVKFLPLKSETEKRNNTISSGEAAAIASTCIMVPFGIVFIVFAVHFYRTLVSHKTDRQIRELEQVIRLQNQLDHRADNEDMKAVVNFP